From Pelmatolapia mariae isolate MD_Pm_ZW linkage group LG1, Pm_UMD_F_2, whole genome shotgun sequence, one genomic window encodes:
- the nfat5b gene encoding nuclear factor of activated T-cells 5 isoform X7, with amino-acid sequence MEGPRSAFSTSSSSTMHSSNLTNDQKPVKASNVDPDDTRSTKVVPEAAGAERGNGNGRGSGELAGGKGVTTQEGPLHHPLTPSKRRTVLNISPPPEDLFDDSRMSCQDDGTQDTEQSNSIWMDESLSNFSVTSTLSYNDNTEVPRKSRKRTPRQRPGPKTAPPGEGSMDVFDADSAKGPHFVLSQLGPDSKGGHKGSSDEPQTTIQKGGTLSMQFPQKSEGKELKILVQPETQHRARYLTEGSRGSVKDRTQQGFPTVKLEGVNEPVVLQVFVGTDAGRVKPHGFYQACRVTGRNTIACKEIDIEGTTVIEVSLDPSSNMALAVDCVGILKLRNADVEARIGVAGSKKKSTRARLVFRVNIPRPDGSVLTLQTPSSPILCTQPAGVPEILKKSLHSCSVRGGEEVFIIGKNFLKDTKVIFHENASDEKSWKAEAEIDMELFHQNHLIVKVPPYQNQAITSKVCVGIYVVTNAGRSHDVQPFTYTPDPATIDVPVKKELPSPVKTCSFDEQIKDGSLMPLLSLVKREDVTPMEVTSNLQSSGVFKQTGDLCPAQQNSDMTAGHLNKNRVFSSNLSQPAGDPDKGQSPVFTSTEPLSTIQKQDIVAGSSFSVPADSLLQQGSQQFLLETRDGLRQERPGVSSGAVGRLCGEPASQPQQLPLFPPDEVAQLEEAVRQLKAKGYCNLSLQSDNPITKQQQQHIQHQQQIQKQQIQQQQQQQQVMENLQQQLFQSQMQMHCAMFQDASQAKNGELQVSSPGVVTNQGSLFQPDQQQQQQQQQQQQQQQQQQQQQAALFQQANDLLSIQTNFLQQTPSHSSPPMFHNPSTLAETQDPQGALFQKASQEQVQAALFQSTMTVLQSPEQQASSPGLFLAQTSMSNQLSNNSSQQQQQQQQQQQQQQLAFLSALQSSSPEPQSVFQTQISPIQQRSPMEQEQPSQPQHHTQPAQQASLFQSISPHSSTNSLSPGQQQQQQQAGLLFCSNTLSTPDQGSSILFSNQGQMPPLTNNSLVSQEPQNTPLPFSQANMVTVTQQDRPEPMTLGNPAEPPQQAMFQEQQPMQLGNSSNREEQPVGLFMPQSTMASLQGGLAAQELAQSAVFASQNGVSNLQTTTSSPVQQPGSLFQTAVSGSVNQSSQPQQAGLFLFGIQNECGQLMETPGNTLSDQIIAISQSGQNQRESEAHIQSLLSQSLSQSGTVPNTMSASQNMEKIDDLLVSLQEPGSNITRSY; translated from the exons ATGGAAGGCCCTCGCAGTGCTTTTTCCACCTCTTCCAGCTCCACCATGCATTCCAGTAATCTAACCAATGACCAGAAACCAGTTAAAGCCAGTAATGTTGATCCAGACGACACCAGGAGTACCAAAGTGGTACCAGAGGCTGCTGGAGCAGAACGTGGAAATGGTAACGGCAGGGGCAGCGGCGAGCTAGCAGGAGGAAAAGGTGTAACAACCCAGGAAGGCCCACTGCATCACCCACTGACTCCATCAAAGCGTCGCACCGTACTGAACATCTCGCCACCTCCAGAAGATTTGTTTGATGACAGCCGAATGTCCTGCCAAGATGATGGGACCCAGGATACAGAGCAAAGTAACAGcatctggatggatgaatcTCTGTCCAACTTCAGTGTGACGAGCACGTTGTCTTACAATGACAACACAGAGGTGCCACGGAAGTCCCGCAAACGTACCCCTCGTCAAAGGCCTGGCCCTAAGACGGCGCCGCCAGGGGAGGGCAGCATGGATGTGTTTGATGCAGACAGTGCCAAAGGCCCCCACTTTGTCCTGTCGCAGCTAGGCCCTGACAGCAAGGGAGGACATAAAGGAAG TTCTGATGAACCTCAGACTACTATTCAGAAAGGAGGAACTCTCTCGATGCAGTTCCCACAAAAGAGTGAGGGGAAAGAGTTGAAGATCCTTGTCCAGCCTGAGACCCAGCACCGAGCCCGCTATCTGACTGAAGGCAGCAGAGGATCAGTGAAGGACCGCACTCAGCAGGGCTTCCCTACTGTAAAG TTGGAGGGAGTGAACGAGCCagtggttttgcaggtgttcGTTGGCACCGATGCCGGCCGCGTGAAGCCTCATGGGTTTTACCAAGCCTGCAGGGTTACTGGTCGCAACACCATAGCCTGCAAGGAGATTGATATTGAAGGCACAACTGTTATCGAAGTGTCCCTGGATCCAAGCTCCAACATGGCCCTAGC GGTGGACTGTGTTGGGATCCTGAAGCTTCGCAACGCTGATGTAGAGGCTCGCATTGGGGTGGCCGGATCAAAGAAGAAGAGCACACGCGCTCGGCTCGTGTTTCGGGTCAACATCCCCCGTCCAGATGGTTCAGTGCTTACACTACAGACTCCCTCATCTCCAATCCTGTGTA CCCAGCCAGCAGGAGTGCCTGAAATACTGAAAAAGTCACTGCACAGCTGTTCAGTGAGGGGTGGAGAGGAGGTCTTCATCATTGGAAAAAACTTTCTTAAAGACACCAAAGTCATATTTCACGAGAATGCCTCTG atGAGAAGTCATGGAAGGCAGAGGCTGAAATTGACATGGAGCTTTTTCACCag AATCACCTGATAGTAAAGGTTCCTCCCTACCAGAACCAAGCCATCACATCTAAAGTGTGTGTAGGAATCTACGTGGTGACGAATGCTGGGAGATCCCATGACGTTCAGCCATTTACTTACACTCCAGATCCAG CAACAATCGATGTTCCTGTGAAGAAAGAGTTGCCTTCTCCAGTGAAGACGTGTTCTTTTGATGAGCAAATTAaag ATGGATCCCTGATGCCTTTGTTGTCTTTAGTAAAGAGAGAAGATGTCACTCCAATGGAGGTGACAAGCAACCTTCAGTCTTCAGGAGTATTTAAG CAGACTGGTGATCTGTGCCCAGCCCAGCAGAACTCTGATATGACGGCAGGACatctaaataaaaacagagtatTCTCCAGCAACCTGTCTCAGCCTGCAGGTGATCCTGACAAAGGCCAGTCGCCTGTTTttaccagcactgagcccttaAGCACCATCCAGAAGCAGGACATTGTTGCGGGCAGCTCGTTCTCTGTGCCTGCAGACTCTCTGCTTCAGCAAGGATCACAGCAGTTCCTTTTGGAGACCAGAGATGGCCTCAGGCAGGAGAGGCCAGGTGTCAGTTCTGGAGCTGTGGGAAGGTTGTGTGGGGAACCTGCATCTCAACCGCAGCAGCTGCCACTCTTTCCTCCAGATGAAGTAGCCCAGCTGGAAGAAGCAGTGAGACAACTAAAAGCCAAAGGATACTGTAACTTATCACTTCAATCTGACAACCCTATaaccaaacagcagcagcaacacatcCAGCATCAGCAACAGATCCAAAAACAGCAaattcagcagcagcaacagcagcagcaggttatGGAgaatctgcagcagcagctgtttcaatCACAGATGCAGATGCACTGTGCCATGTTTCAGGATGCATCCCAGGCCAAAAATGGAGAGCTTCAGGTCTCATCACCAGGTGTGGTGACTAACCAGGGATCACTTTTCCAGCCGGAccagcaacagcaacaacaacagcaacaacaacagcaacaacagcagcagcagcagcaacagcaagcAGCTCTTTTTCAGCAGGCAAATGATCTTCTTTCTATCCAGACAAACTTCCTCCAGCAGACCCCATCTCACTCTTCACCCCCGATGTTTCACAATCCCAGCACTCTGGCAGAAACGCAGGATCCACAGGGGGCGCTGTTTCAAAAAGCCTCCCAGGAACAGGTCCAGGCTGCACTCTTCCAAAGCACCATGACAGTGCTACAGTCTCCAGAGCAGCAAGCCTCATCCCCTGGACTCTTCCTCGCCCAGACCTCTATGTCCAATCAGCTTTCAAACAACAGTtcccagcaacagcagcagcaacaacagcagcaacagcagcagcagctggccTTCCTTAGCGCTTTACAATCTTCTTCCCCTGAACCACAGTCAGTATTTCAGACCCAGATCTCCCCCATCCAGCAGAGAAGCCCCATGGAGCAGGAGCAACCATCTCAGCCTCAACACCACACACAGCCAGCCCAGCAGGCCAGCCTGTTTCAGAGCATCTCTCCACATTCATCTACAAATTCACTTTCTCcaggccagcagcagcagcaacagcaggctGGCTTGCTGTTTTGCAGCAACACCCTTTCCACACCAGACCAGGGCTCTAGCATCCTTTTCAGCAACCAAGGCCAAATGCCTCCTTTGACCAACAACAGTCTAGTTTCTCAAGAGCCCCAAAACACCCCTCTGCCCTTTTCTCAAGCCAACATGGTGACGGTAACCCAGCAAGATCGCCCAGAACCCATGACCTTAGGGAACCCTGCTGAACCACCACAGCAAGCCATGTTTCAGGAGCAACAACCTATGCAGCTGGGGAACAGCAGCAACAGAGAGGAGCAGCCTGTGGGTCTCTTCATGCCTCAGTCCACTATGGCCTCTCTGCAGGGGGGTCTGGCCGCTCAGGAGCTTGCACAGTCAGCCGTGTTTGCCTCACAGAATGGCGTGTCAAACCTCCAGACAACTACGTCCTCCCCTGTTCAACAGCCAGGATCTCTgtttcaaacagctgtgagtGGGAGCGTCAATCAATCCAGCCAGCCTCAACAAGCTGGCCTCTTCCTTTTCGGTATCCAGAACG AATGTGGCCAGTTGATGGAAACTCCTGGAAACACGCTGTCAGATCAGATAATAGCAATCAGCCAGTCTGGTCAGAACCAGAGAGAGAGTGAAGCGCACATCCAGTCCCTGCTCAGCCAGTCCCTCTCTCAGTCTGGCACTGTGCCGAACACCATGTCTGCCTCTCAGAACATGGAGAAGATTGACGATCTGCTGGTCAGCCTGCAGGAGCCGGGCAGCAACATAACTCGTTCCTACTAA